A region of Vicia villosa cultivar HV-30 ecotype Madison, WI unplaced genomic scaffold, Vvil1.0 ctg.000029F_1_1_1, whole genome shotgun sequence DNA encodes the following proteins:
- the LOC131622298 gene encoding uncharacterized protein LOC131622298 produces the protein MASDSSSNLRITIERNPSQTRLSELNIKCWPKWGCSPGKYQLRFDAEETCYLLKGKVKAYTKGSSDFVEFGAGDLVTIPKGLSCTWDVSVAVDKYYKFESSSSSSSLPSC, from the exons ATGGCTTCAGATTCCAGTTCAAATCTAAGAATCACCATTGAAAGAAATCCATCTCAAACACGTTTATCTGAACTAAACATCAAGTGCTGGCCCAA ATGGGGTTGTTCACCAGGAAAGTATCAGTTGAGATTTGATGCAGAAGAAACATGCTATTTATTGAAAGGAAAAGTGAAAGCATACACAAAAGGGTCATCAGATTTTGTAGAGTTTGGAGCTGGAGATTTAGTGACAATTCCTAAAGGACTGAGTTGTACTTGGGATGTTTCTGTTGCTGTTGATAAGTACTACAAATTtgaatcatcttcttcttcttcatctttacCATCTTGTTAA
- the LOC131622325 gene encoding uncharacterized protein LOC131622325, with the protein MTGIPRNRDHASNSKRSNVFNLVARREISPRTKHAARDARRGLLSWVEADSLRHLSAKYCPLLPAPRSTIAAAFSPDGKVIASTHGDHTVKIIDCETGRCLKVLMGHMRTPWVVRFHPLHPHILASGSLDQEVRLWDANTSECITSHHFYRPIASIAFHAKGEIIAVASGHKLYIWHYDKKSEASYTPIFVLKTRRSLRAVHFHPHAAPYLLTAEVNDLDSSDSSMTEATSIGYLQYPPPAVFVTNIQPTENVTLSSEPPNVSSTFFFVPSFSVDESREELQHASHDDGSSRMQIESPAVVQFQADTNVTEQCDTSSPMDTVSEIPTNSQLGTEYPTHSSFSNGMGIGIRNLTMDGMETDETRPSEGSQHGNVTDVSSLNGMLHGLSGQTANHGVHSEFGQFHHFVSSRDTSGWELPFLQGWLMGQSQVGIPATHSHPGVSHGTLAQQISSAATANTLSTSNVDTAMPSTAMSGGINIPRSSTRSGLRSHFSQLRRPVSESRNVAASTNTPRDGSDIQTIMSRIQSELATSVAAAAATELPCTVKLRVWSHDIKNPCSPLNSDRCRLIIPHAVLCSEMGAHFSPCGRFLAACVACMLPHIEADPGLQTPVHQEPGVATSPTRHPISAHQVMYELRIYSLEEATFGLVLASRAIRAAHCLTSIQFSPTSEHILLAYGRRHGSLLKSIVIDGETTLPIYTVLEVYRVSDMELVRVLPSAEDEVNVACFHPFPGGGLVYGTKEGKLRILHYDGAHPVSGNGPSYFPEETVVGFSQ; encoded by the exons ATGACGGGAATTCCTCGGAATCGTGATCATGCCTCTAATTCTAAACGAAG CAATGTCTTTAATTTGGTTGCACGGAGAGAGATTTCACCAAGAACAAAACATGCAGCAAGAGATGCAAGGCGTGGCCTCTTGTCATG GGTTGAGGCTGATTCATTGCGACATTTGTCAGCCAAGTATTGCCCTTTATTACCTGCCCCAAGGTCTACTATTGCAGCAGCGTTTAGTCCAGATGGAAAAGTTATTGCATCCACGCA TGGTGACCACACGGTAAAGATAATCGATTGTGAAACTGGACGTTGCTTAAAGGTGTTAATGGGCCATATGAGGACGCCTTGGGTG GTTAGGTTCCATCCATTGCATCCACATATACTTGCTAGTGGGAGCTTGGATCAAGAAGTTCGATTATGGGATGCTAACACATCAGAGTGCATAACATCTCACCATTTCT ATCGCCCAATTGCTTCCATTGCTTTTCATGCTAAAGGGGAAATTATTGCCGTTGCATCAGGCCACAAG CTGTACATATGGCACTATGACAAGAAAAGTGAGGCATCCTACACACCAATTTTTGTGTTGAAGACTAGGCGATCTCTACGAGCTGTGCATTTTCACCCTCATGCTGCACCATATCTTTTAACTGCTGAG GTCAATGATCTTGACTCTTCAGATTCCTCGATGACAGAGGCAACATCTATTGGTTATTTACAATATCCTCCACCTGCCGTTTTTGTCACAAATATTCAACCCACGGAAAATGTTACTTTGTCCAGTGAACCGCCTAACGTTTCATCGACTTTCTTCTTCGTTCCTTCATTTTCTGTCGATGAGTCAAGAGAGGAATTACAGCATGCTAGTCATGACGATGGCTCGAGTAGAATGCAAATTGAGTCCCCTGCGGTGGTTCAGTTTCAAGCAGATACAAATGTAACAGAACAATGTGATACTTCGTCTCCCATGGATACAGTCTCCGAGATTCCAACTAACTCTCAACTTGGTACAGAATATCCCACTCATTCTTCTTTCTCTAATGGAATGGGAATTGGCATCCGCAACCTCACAATGGATGGTATGGAGACTGATGAAACCAGACCGTCGGAAGGAAGTCAACACGGAAATGTTACTGATGTAAGTTCTCTCAATGGCATGTTACACGGACTATCGGGACAGACTGCAAATCATGGGGTTCATTCAGAGTTTGGTCAATTTCATCACTTTGTTTCTTCAAGAGACACAAGTGGCTGGGAATTACCTTTTCTACAAGGATGGTTAATGGGTCAAAGCCAAGTTGGTATCCCCGCAACGCATTCTCACCCGGGTGTTAGTCATGGCACTCTAGCTCAACAGATTAGTTCTGCTGCAACGGCTAATACTCTTTCCACTTCTAATGTTGACACAGCAATGCCATCTACAGCAATGTCTGGCGGCATCAACATACCCAGATCTTCTACAAGATCAGGTCTACGGAGTCATTTTTCCCAATTGCGTAGACCTGTATCTGAATCCCGAAATGTTGCAGCTTCTACTAATACCCCACGCGATGGATCTGACATCCAAACCATCATGAGTCGAATCCAGTCAGAACTCGCAACATCTGTGGCTGCAGCGGCAGCTACTGAATTGCCTTGTACCGTGAAGTTAAGGGTATGGTCTCATGACATAAAAAATCCCTGTTCCCCACTAAATTCTGACAGATGTCGTCTAATCATACCTCACGCTGTCCTTTGCAG TGAAATGGGTGCCCATTTTTCACCATGCGGTAGATTTTTAGCTGCCTGTGTTGCATGTATGCTTCCACATATAGAAGCCGATCCAGGATTGCAAACTCCGGTACATCAAGAGCCTGGTGTTGCAACATCTCCAACTCGGCATCCAATATCAGCACACCAAGTTATGTATGAGCTGCGGATATATTCCCTTGAGGAGGCAAC ATTTGGATTGGTGCTTGCTTCTCGAGCTATTAGAGCAGCTCACTGTCTGACTTCAATTCAG TTCTCACCTACATCTGAGCACATACTCCTTGCCTATGGTCGACGTCATGGTTCTCTTCTTAAAAGCATTGTCATTGATGGAGAAACAACATTACCTATATACACAGTGTTAGAG GTGTATAGAGTTTCGGATATGGAACTTGTTAGGGTGCTTCCTAGTGCTGAAGATGAGGTTAATGTGGCATGCTTTCATCCTTTTCCTGGGGGCGGCCTAGTTTATGGAACAAAG GAAGGAAAGCTTAGGATCCTCCACTACGATGGTGCTCACCCAGTAAGTGGCAATGGACCGAGTTACTTTCCCGAGGAGACCGTCGTTGGATTCAGTCAGTGA